A region from the Bacillota bacterium genome encodes:
- the alaS gene encoding alanine--tRNA ligase, which yields MERLSGDEIRTRFLDFMESKGHLVLPSASLVPEQDPSLLLIGAGMAPFKRYFTGQATPPALRIATSQKCVRTGDLENVGRTARHHTFFEMLGNFSFGDYFKAEAIPWAWEFLTEDLGLPKEHLWISVYTDDDEAYDIWHDRVGIPAERIVRLGKETNFWEIGTGPCGPCSEIYIDLGPERGCGLPDCKVGCDCDRYLEIWNLVFTQFDRDEAGNYAPLPKKNIDTGMGLERLASVLQGVSNNFETDLLFPIIEAAATVAGARYGRSEDIDVALKVIADHSRAIVHLIADDVLPANEGRGYVLRRLLRRAVRYGRLLGIKKPFLGRIASVVVKVGCTAYPELVGKEVFVQEVIKREEARFLCTLDTGLSILSEMIDKLEEDRQRTLTGHDAFRLYDTYGFPLDLTREILAEQGFEVDEAGFQAEMDAQRERARSARLSDTPMESWDYQDELFADVCSEFIGYDSLATNEAYIQALVVDGLPVTEAGAGMSVQVVLDRTPFYAQGGGQVGDGGTIQTAAGGLVEISDTKQVASGAIVHSGQIVKGTIHTEEEAIAEVSKERRLATARHHTATHLLHQALRQVLGAHVHQEGSLVTPERLRFDFSHFGPLTEEELRAVEKLLNEKILANISLEITVMSREQAQASGAIALFGEKYGDLVRVVRIGSFSQELCGGTHVSRTGQIGLCRILSETSVGAGLRRIEAVAGMEAWSLWRRRDMLLAETAELMGTTEEDVVAKVEELRAALKEKDRELAQLNERMLELAALRVLDQVEQVGDSKLLSTAITAHSMDDLRTVVDILKARLPSAVIVLGYRSQDRVNFIAYVSRDLVARGLHAGQIVKAAAAVAGGGGGGRPGLAQAGGKEPSKLQAALAAAVSAAKEKLQSIY from the coding sequence ATGGAAAGACTAAGTGGTGACGAGATTAGAACCCGGTTCTTAGATTTTATGGAGAGTAAGGGGCACCTTGTGTTACCCAGTGCGTCTTTAGTGCCGGAACAAGATCCCAGTCTGCTTCTTATCGGAGCCGGAATGGCGCCGTTTAAACGTTACTTCACCGGTCAGGCTACGCCGCCGGCACTAAGGATAGCGACTTCACAAAAGTGCGTGCGCACCGGTGACCTGGAAAACGTTGGCCGTACCGCCCGCCATCACACTTTTTTTGAGATGCTAGGGAACTTCTCTTTCGGGGACTATTTCAAGGCAGAGGCTATTCCCTGGGCTTGGGAATTTCTGACCGAAGACTTGGGATTACCTAAGGAACATCTTTGGATCTCTGTCTACACTGATGATGACGAAGCCTATGATATTTGGCACGACCGAGTCGGAATCCCAGCGGAGCGGATTGTGCGGCTGGGTAAGGAAACAAACTTTTGGGAGATTGGCACCGGTCCGTGCGGCCCTTGCTCAGAGATCTATATCGATCTTGGTCCGGAGCGGGGCTGTGGCTTACCTGATTGCAAAGTGGGCTGTGACTGTGATCGTTACTTGGAAATATGGAACTTAGTGTTTACCCAGTTTGACCGGGATGAAGCCGGCAATTATGCTCCTTTGCCTAAGAAGAATATTGATACCGGCATGGGCTTGGAGCGCCTGGCCTCGGTATTACAGGGTGTTTCCAATAACTTCGAAACGGATTTGCTTTTTCCCATTATCGAAGCTGCTGCCACAGTGGCCGGGGCAAGATATGGCCGGTCCGAAGATATCGATGTAGCACTTAAAGTAATCGCCGACCATAGCCGGGCCATTGTTCATCTAATTGCCGATGATGTTTTACCGGCAAATGAAGGTCGAGGTTATGTGCTAAGACGATTGTTGAGACGAGCGGTAAGGTATGGTCGTTTGCTGGGAATCAAGAAACCATTCTTAGGCCGGATTGCTTCTGTGGTGGTAAAGGTGGGCTGTACGGCTTACCCGGAATTGGTAGGAAAAGAAGTGTTCGTACAAGAAGTAATAAAAAGGGAAGAAGCTCGCTTCTTGTGCACTTTAGACACAGGACTCAGTATTCTAAGTGAAATGATTGACAAATTAGAAGAGGATAGACAACGGACTCTCACCGGCCATGATGCTTTTCGGCTTTACGATACGTATGGGTTTCCGTTAGACCTCACTAGAGAGATTCTGGCTGAGCAGGGTTTTGAAGTGGACGAAGCTGGCTTTCAAGCGGAGATGGACGCGCAGCGTGAACGCGCTCGCTCGGCCCGCTTGTCGGACACCCCCATGGAAAGCTGGGATTATCAAGATGAACTGTTTGCTGATGTTTGTTCGGAGTTCATTGGTTATGACAGTCTGGCCACAAATGAGGCCTATATCCAGGCTTTAGTAGTAGACGGATTGCCGGTAACTGAAGCTGGGGCCGGAATGTCTGTACAAGTGGTTTTGGATCGGACTCCATTTTACGCTCAGGGCGGTGGCCAAGTGGGAGATGGCGGCACTATACAAACAGCAGCGGGAGGCTTAGTGGAGATAAGTGATACCAAACAAGTTGCCTCAGGCGCTATTGTTCACAGCGGCCAGATAGTCAAAGGCACGATTCACACAGAAGAAGAGGCTATAGCCGAAGTGAGCAAGGAGCGGCGGTTGGCAACGGCTCGGCATCACACCGCGACCCACCTGTTGCACCAGGCGTTACGGCAGGTACTGGGCGCTCACGTACATCAGGAAGGCTCACTGGTAACTCCGGAACGACTCCGGTTCGACTTTTCCCATTTTGGCCCACTCACAGAGGAAGAGTTACGAGCGGTGGAGAAGCTCCTAAATGAAAAGATTTTGGCCAATATTTCCCTGGAAATAACTGTCATGAGCCGAGAGCAGGCTCAGGCGTCAGGGGCTATTGCGTTGTTCGGAGAGAAATATGGCGATCTAGTACGAGTAGTAAGAATTGGCTCATTTAGTCAAGAACTATGCGGCGGCACCCATGTTAGTCGTACCGGGCAGATTGGGTTATGCAGAATCCTAAGTGAGACCAGCGTAGGTGCAGGACTGCGCAGGATCGAGGCGGTAGCAGGAATGGAAGCTTGGTCCTTGTGGCGGCGACGGGACATGCTGCTGGCAGAAACAGCCGAACTCATGGGTACTACCGAAGAGGATGTTGTGGCCAAGGTAGAAGAGCTTAGAGCTGCCTTGAAAGAGAAGGATAGAGAGCTGGCACAGCTGAACGAAAGGATGTTGGAACTCGCTGCTCTGAGAGTGTTAGATCAGGTGGAGCAAGTAGGGGACAGCAAGTTGCTGTCCACGGCAATTACTGCCCACAGTATGGATGATCTACGCACGGTAGTAGATATTCTTAAGGCCCGTCTGCCCAGCGCGGTGATTGTTTTAGGTTACCGGAGCCAGGACAGGGTCAATTTCATCGCTTATGTGAGCCGTGATTTAGTCGCCCGTGGCCTACATGCCGGTCAGATTGTAAAAGCTGCCGCAGCTGTCGCCGGCGGAGGGGGCGGTGGGCGACCGGGACTGGCTCAGGCTGGTGGCAAAGAACCTTCCAAGCTACAAGCGGCTTTGGCTGCAGCTGTGAGTGCGGCCAAAGAGAAGCTACAAAGTATTTACTAA
- a CDS encoding AI-2E family transporter: MFGRLWRTRLLFLLGLVLLGLFLFVVRAAIVPFIYASVLTYLLVPLVDQLQRRGASRVTAILFSYAAVAALLALLVLGVVPLTMTELDAFANMVPNYTQEVTSRLNEIQRLYSRVALPAGLRQVIDETIVRVETTLLSYVRSVAEFIVALFSHALAIIIAPILAFYMLRDLSLIKSTFLAFFPASANGDIGYLSRELNVVFSGFIRGHLLVSLIVGVLSFLGLTLLRVDFALLIGIVAGIFDVIPYFGPVIGALPAIIIALLESPAKALYVAVLFVVIHQLESTIISPKILGERVGLYPLTVIFALLVGGQLAGIVGVLLAVPLTAGLKVFLCFWRERNRWPFQKVDRN; the protein is encoded by the coding sequence ATGTTTGGTCGGTTGTGGCGCACGCGCTTGCTTTTTCTTCTAGGCCTGGTGTTGCTAGGCCTTTTTCTCTTCGTTGTGCGCGCGGCCATAGTCCCTTTTATTTATGCTTCGGTGCTGACATATCTTTTGGTACCGCTGGTAGATCAACTGCAACGCCGAGGTGCCAGCCGGGTTACAGCGATATTATTCTCATATGCTGCTGTGGCAGCCTTGTTGGCGCTGCTAGTGCTAGGTGTGGTACCGCTGACCATGACCGAATTAGATGCCTTTGCCAACATGGTTCCCAACTACACCCAAGAAGTCACTTCCCGCCTTAATGAAATACAGCGTTTGTATTCTAGGGTGGCTTTGCCAGCCGGTTTGCGCCAAGTAATAGATGAGACCATTGTTCGAGTCGAGACTACTTTGCTCAGCTATGTGCGCTCGGTGGCAGAATTTATTGTCGCCTTATTCTCCCATGCACTAGCGATAATTATCGCTCCTATTCTGGCTTTTTACATGCTGCGCGATCTGTCCCTTATCAAAAGTACTTTTTTGGCCTTTTTTCCCGCCAGTGCAAATGGAGACATTGGCTACTTGTCACGAGAGCTGAATGTTGTGTTTAGCGGATTCATCCGGGGGCATCTCTTGGTTTCGCTGATCGTTGGCGTTCTTTCTTTCTTGGGACTGACTTTGCTCCGGGTGGATTTCGCTTTGCTGATCGGAATTGTGGCCGGTATCTTCGACGTTATTCCTTATTTTGGTCCGGTAATAGGGGCGCTGCCGGCCATTATCATCGCTTTACTGGAGTCACCGGCCAAAGCCTTATATGTGGCAGTCCTGTTTGTGGTGATTCACCAGTTGGAAAGCACAATTATTTCGCCCAAGATTTTAGGAGAACGGGTGGGCCTATATCCCCTCACGGTTATTTTTGCCCTCTTAGTGGGGGGACAGCTGGCAGGTATTGTAGGTGTGTTGCTGGCGGTGCCCCTTACAGCGGGACTGAAGGTTTTCCTCTGTTTCTGGCGCGAAAGGAACCGATGGCCTTTTCAAAAAGTTGACAGGAACTAG
- a CDS encoding IreB family regulatory phosphoprotein, with the protein MLKDSMEETRQFSLRDETAEARIILKSVYHALQEKGYDPINQLVGYLLSGDPAYITNHKNARNQIRQLERDEILEELVRTYLSRE; encoded by the coding sequence ATGCTAAAAGACTCGATGGAAGAAACACGGCAGTTTTCCTTGCGCGATGAAACGGCCGAGGCTCGAATAATTCTCAAGTCGGTGTACCATGCTCTACAGGAAAAGGGCTATGATCCGATTAACCAACTAGTAGGGTATCTACTGTCCGGTGATCCGGCTTATATTACTAACCATAAGAATGCCCGCAATCAGATACGTCAGCTTGAACGCGACGAAATCCTGGAGGAATTGGTGCGCACTTACTTATCCCGAGAATAA
- the mnmA gene encoding tRNA 2-thiouridine(34) synthase MnmA — protein MARQRVVAAMSGGVDSSIAAALLKQQGYEVIGITMKIWTKPVAGLNGEQSGSCCSVSAIGDARSVADKLQIPHYVLDFREQFQREVVDYFCREYAFGRTPNPCIVCNRQLKFRYLLDKALSLGAAYVATGHYARLRHDSDRNRFVLLAAKDKGKDQSYALYGLNQYQLAHTLFPLGELTKEETRAMASHLNLAVARKKDSQEICFVSDDDYRGFLRNRIPTAIKPGFFFDTKGQVLGEHQGLPFYTVGQRRHLGIASSKRLYVVDIDPKRNAVILGEEKELWRSQIQVEKVNWTSIPPPGDPVDAMVRVRYRGTPYRARVLPEGEFAAKVKFLEPARAPAPGQAAVFYDNEEVLGGGIIVK, from the coding sequence ATGGCACGCCAGCGTGTAGTGGCGGCCATGAGCGGTGGCGTAGATTCCTCTATTGCGGCGGCACTGCTTAAGCAACAAGGGTACGAAGTTATTGGGATTACGATGAAGATTTGGACTAAGCCCGTAGCTGGTCTTAACGGGGAACAGTCCGGGAGCTGTTGCTCAGTGAGCGCCATAGGTGATGCGCGATCTGTGGCCGATAAGCTCCAGATACCCCACTATGTGCTTGACTTCAGGGAGCAGTTTCAACGCGAAGTTGTAGATTATTTTTGTCGGGAGTATGCTTTCGGACGCACGCCGAACCCGTGTATTGTCTGCAATAGGCAGCTGAAGTTTCGATACCTGTTGGACAAGGCGCTTAGCCTAGGTGCGGCGTATGTGGCCACAGGGCACTACGCACGCCTAAGGCACGATTCGGACCGCAATCGGTTCGTACTGCTGGCCGCTAAGGACAAGGGCAAAGACCAAAGTTATGCTCTTTATGGTCTGAACCAGTATCAATTGGCACACACATTGTTTCCACTGGGCGAGCTGACCAAGGAAGAAACCAGAGCGATGGCGAGCCATCTGAACTTAGCGGTGGCTCGGAAAAAGGATAGTCAAGAAATATGTTTTGTGTCTGATGATGATTATCGTGGTTTCCTAAGAAACCGCATACCAACAGCAATAAAACCAGGCTTTTTTTTCGATACAAAGGGACAAGTGCTGGGAGAACACCAAGGACTGCCATTTTACACTGTAGGCCAGCGCCGACACCTAGGGATAGCTTCTTCCAAACGCTTGTATGTTGTTGACATTGATCCGAAACGAAACGCCGTTATTTTAGGCGAGGAAAAGGAATTGTGGCGTTCACAAATACAGGTGGAGAAAGTCAACTGGACCAGCATTCCTCCGCCCGGGGATCCGGTCGATGCCATGGTACGAGTACGCTACCGTGGTACGCCTTACCGGGCACGGGTATTACCGGAAGGCGAGTTTGCTGCTAAGGTAAAGTTCTTGGAACCGGCCCGAGCCCCTGCTCCAGGCCAGGCGGCAGTTTTTTATGACAATGAGGAAGTTCTCGGTGGCGGCATCATCGTCAAGTAG